In Solenopsis invicta isolate M01_SB chromosome 6, UNIL_Sinv_3.0, whole genome shotgun sequence, the genomic window CCAATGGGTAGCTAACGTAGACGAGAAGTCCAAGTTACTTTGCGTTACAAAATTTATAGGTATCCACCATTTCCCGTTCTTGTTTTcactatattttaaattgttttttggagatttaaatatttcttgtgttaACTTGATTTCGCCTGTAGCATAATTTCGATTAACCATAACGACAGGATGCCCTGCCTGCTCGAACCAAGTGTCCATTACGTCTTTTACTGTAAAATCATCATGCATAACATTTGACTCATCAAGGGCGTCTTGTAATGCCTTCCACAAATCGTCTGGAGTAACACTTCTGTAGTCACTAGGATTCAATAATATGTGAAATTGTTGATACTCTttcaattaacttaattttattatgtctttctttgcatttaaaaattatgataaaataataaatgtcttaaaaatttgttttatacgtACTTTATtcgaagatattttattaaaccgtTTTGGAAAACATCCTCTGTCAAGAAATGCGATGCCATTCGTAGGAGAAAAGCAGCTAATAataggaaataattttttaaaagacaagtacataatatgaaattatataagatttatattaattaacaatttttaatctgaaactttgttataaacattgttataattttattaatattgttttaattttaagttacagcaatataaaaaatagggTACGTCAGACCCAGCGTGGGGAGCTAAGGTTAAATTGTCACATttcttgtataataattatttttgtatgataagttatataaaaatttcttacatttcaTATATATTCTGGTGAAAGATGCATTAGTAACATCTAGGTCATGTCCAACGAGATTTGCATGAATTGGAGTGGAGTAAAGTGCATCCGTATATAGTATTCTTTGTCCATCGTCTATTACAATAAAATCCATGAATCGTTTTTCTTTGACAAGCTAAGAAGAACAAAgtcacattaaaaaagaaaaatgtatagcATATTTTGATTGCGTATAGTCTGTTGGTACCTTGTCAGTAATATGGAATTTCAGATAGATCGATATGCCTTCAGTCAACCAAAAATATTTCCACCTACTTGGACTGACTAAATTTCCGAACCATTGGTGCGCTAACTTGTTTGTGATTGCCATAATATTGTCTACATTACTAACCGCATGCAGTAAGTTCTTGTCTTCAAGAAGTATGTCTTGtctgaaaatttttacatacacatatataatgtattaaaaaagaaattacaatgtatctgttatattatttgtaatatgcTGATTAAAGTTTAGGACGTTCCTAAaacgattttttgaaaaatatttttcccgtCTCCATTTTACACATAGTGACATTTAGGAACAGTGACATTAACGAAACTTTCCGAACGAATACATGCTTTgagaagtttttttaaatttaaaaaaaaaccattttttttatcactcaaAAAATTGTCTCTTAAAGAAAAATGGTTTGTGCCACTTCTACTTCTGCACAGAGAAACTTTTAACTGCTaaacaatagataaaaaatattccgaggccgaataaataaaaaatcgtttttgtaatcatttatattttttttattacagcagctaaattatatatttttataaacacgtGTTAATATACAAACTTTTACTTTTCATAAGTTGTTTAAATATTCAGCAAAACATTTTTCCAAGACAGTTTAATTTAtcaacacaaaaaaattgtcaaatgcAAGTACAACTTTTGACCAATCGGACCATTCAGTTCCTTCATATATAAgacaataatattatagttgacttgatatctttaaagttcaaaaatttttttaagagttgAAGAATTTATCAAGCTTAAAAGTGCATTTTGACAAATGTTTTCAATCAGAGCATTTTTGATCACTTGTCCGGAAGTTAAAAGTTTCTTTGTGCAGAAGTAAAAGTGCAATAaatcatgttttaaaaacaaagaattttttgagtGATGAGAAGGGCGGTTTTTTAAACTTAAGGATGTCTTCCAACTATATAGACAAAAAACGGTAGTTGTAATGATTCTGCATGTATACAGGTCTGAAGACATATAAATATGTCATGTGCACAGTACCAAAAAAAAACCGTATTTGTTATATGTAGTTTTttcatagaaataaaatatttaaaaaaattagaaaaatgcataatttttcATAGCTCTAGACTATCATATCTCCTTAAGAATTTTCCTTGACAAAAGATTTATACTCACTTATAAACATTTAGACCCCAATTTTCACAATCAGTGTCCACACCGTTAGAAGTTGGAATAGCAACATGATCCATTTTCGGTACAGGAACGgtaatattagtaaatttttCGAGTTCCTGCATTGCCTTCTCGGCAATATCGAGATAATATAGCGCATGAGAAAGAAGGTGTTTTGGACCCCATATTTTGACATTACCGTTTGAATTTGAGACATGATCATAATCTTCAGCAATCACGAATCCTAATAAATAGGCAGGCATAGAAGGAGTTGTATAGAAATGTGTCCATTTCTTGCCGTCGACTTGGTCGATTTCCGATCGCATATATCCGGACGGCATATTTGATAACGCTGTATAATTAGAATGATGCTTGATTGATAATTGGAAGGACGATTTTATATGAGGTTCATCCCAACACGGAAATACTTCTCGCGCTCTGGTTGCTTGAAAATGTGTTACTGCTAACCATCTGCAAATTTATTACAGTTTgctttatattttgaatacaaGATTTTTTTGTGCTGACGTAATAAgttattatgtaaaagaaaattttcaatactAAGATAAGTCTCTTAAAGCAACATCCCTTGTTTCCagaaattaaactttattaatagaAAAGACGGAGGTAAATTATTGACTATTGTGAACATTTTAGCTATTTCTATTTTCTCGgttatttgattattaattctaacaattacttatggaattatttgttttatagttAGGCGTTTAGTGACGCTAATATGTTAATACATAATACTCGGCAattattacaagatatttttacttttgaacaagTTTAAAACTTACCCAAtgtacattttagcacttaattacttagatattagttttaaatttgaatattattatacaaattataatgtatatatgtatatgtacactcgagtgtttttccttttatttaataaaattgcaacgaaTATTCAAGGATTTGTatcaaatattagaaaattatttaatgttttttttgatattttttaatatttacatattttctatTCGTGTCGAATATTTGCTGAATATCAACTATTCGGCTCAACTTTGCCAAATATtcgatatttgttaaaaatcaaatatatttcttcGTTGCATCtctactttatatttttatttttaaaattattattatcaatttgttttttaaaataaattgtcgaATAGCAGAATATCAAAATAATCGCCAAATATTTGTTGCTACtctattatttaatcttattcgATCTTATTCGAGGATTTCTGACATGGAGGAcagcatttttattattaacgttaaatttgcattttgtcttattcgattttatttttaatattatgttatatttattgtgtCGTATCTTTAATGTAGCTTATTACGTTCtggttttaatttaagtttaatttattttactttattttaactttaaaaagatttacatGGGCCATACATCATTTGGTCACTTCGCGCGTCGGTTCAACTTTATATCGATCATCTTGTAATTAAATGAACTGTAATTAAATCaatctgtaattaaataaactatcaatcatatataaataacaacaGTTGTCTGCTCGCTATTTGACCttttgttattatgttattGCTTTTGCTAGCTAGATATTGATATTtgtttttgattatattatataactttttattcagctgtacatatttcgagttacacaaagttaaacaaaaatctaTGATTTTGTTAAACTGATTCTTTTagcgaaattttcatatcaaaatatttcttcgataaatcgattgtcacttTAAATAGttgtgttcagaaacattagatatattatttcatctttgttgtttaatattaaacaaagataaaataatatttctaaagatacctttaacatttttaaacgaAGGAACattttaaatcaggaaaatgacaaataataaaaaattacaaactaaTTACTTACGCTTTGCTTCCTTCATCgttataatgaaattttgtatataatccGGGTAAAACCTTCGAAAAAATCTGACGTATTTCGCCCGTAAATGTAAAATGCAGCATATAGAATCCAGGATCCAATAATTCTTCAAATTGTAGCGtcaaaatttgtgttaaaaggTTATATTCATGTTGCTTTGGAACATACTCTGATTTAGAATTTATATCTGCATCTTTGCGAGTTATCTTCGTCAGCGATTCGTCAATTGTGAGTTTTACAGCGTGCAATTCGATGGTATTCGTCGGTTCACGCACTTCGACATTGATGTCCGTTTCACCATCAGTAGTAAAATCATCTTCCACAATATGAGGTATTActagttttattttgtaatggACAGGCCAAACATTGTGCTGTAGACAAAATAGATTCTCTTTGAAATCTTCCACTATTTGACTATTTACTATTTCATTATCTTGAAGAAGAACGCCTTGGCTAATGAGAAGTAATATGACTGCCGTCAACAGTCTTTTGATGATTGCCATTACGTAGTATGCAGCGGTTATAAGAACTTAAAAGATTGACTCTACAAGACTGACGAAACCATCTACTTGTTACGCTTAATATTTGAAACGTTTTATTTGCACGCCCAGTAACGTAACTTTAAAATTTGGACCCAAGAGCATGACCTATCATTAAAAAGagtaagtaataaattttcctTTGTAAGTTACAAAATTGAGAATCGTCTTGACTGGTGACAAGAAATAAAGCTACTGTCAACAGATTTTTGACGAGTACCATTACGCAGTTATTTATCCAACGgttataagaatttataagaCTGACTCTACAAgactaacaaataaataaactacTCGTCGcatgtaatatttgaaatgttCTATTTGTGTGCCGCATATATGTTTAGTTCTggaaaaacggtttaaaaagaACATTATTGCTTGACTGTGTTGCTATAGTTCCATAGGTTATCAAATTTGCTGCTGTAAATGCATTTTAGAATAACATCTTTTGCATGATAATTAAGAATGATATATTTAAAGGAGAAAGAAGGTGCTTTTATTAAAAcacataacaataattaaaaaatagttatttaaaataattaataatacaggAAATCTCACaatttcaaaagaaaagaaaacaaatattatgtagaataaataaaaaaaaataaaaagagaatcagaataattaattaataaaggagTGTGCAAAGCGGTTAAAGTCAAAGTTCTCACGTAAAAACGTtcgttatatatttcaatttgctACAGTATTGAGCCACGACAACAATAtcgcagtcaaaaataaaaacgtgtGATTTAGCCAACTGCACCGGATCGATTCTCTCAAAAATCGCCTATTGTATCGCGAAATGGAAAACGTTTGCTTACGGTCCTGCGTAATGAGTCCGATGAGATCATCTTTTATGATTACGATCTACGGTCATTtctttattacttataattgcgacaatatttcttttaaaagaaaaataccgaTTTTCTTGAAAGGAGTGTTTTATCCTTTTAATGTGTGACTcagcatgtataaaaaatatgtgtcacttatttttgtttacattttaacATATCCAAAGCTCATTAAAATCGGTGCGGGAACACTTGGTTGTATTCCCTTGTTAGAAAATTAGCCGTGTgtcaagttttaattattataagtttttatcgGAAGATATAACTTAGAACCTGCACGATCGGTTTATTGAAGTTATTCCaagttcttaaataaaaaatggtatttgAATTTATAGGATAAgtgttaaagaaaataattattctaactTCTTAAATGAAAAATGACTTCAAATTTACACAATAAgtgttaacaaaattattctaacTTCTTAAATGAAAAATGACTTTGAATTTATATGATAAGTGTTAACGAAATCAATTTAAGTTCTTAAATAGAAAATGACTTAAAATACGCACGATACTTACGTTATTTTAAGTCCTTAAGTAAAAATTGACTTAGAGTGATATTCAATTATGAAATACGCAATACGGATACAGAATCGAAAATTCAGGTTTTTCTCCAAGGTTTATACAATATAGTTAGTTTGGACGTTGTCATCGCGTCGCGTGGTACGAGGGGAATTGAGATTTTGCGCGCTGACGTCGGTagattataaattgaaaaagatcAAGTACTAAAAGTACAAACGAGAGAGTCGCGAGCTGTCTGCGAACGACACAGTACcttttcgttaattttaatattctgtaaCATACCTGTTGGATGCAATTTTCACCTTTGGTGAAACAGTTgtttcttcaaaaaatgttttgctaaTGTAGTTAGATTACTcactattttttgtatctgataaaaaagaattgtttgtcACATATAAAATTCATAGGAGTAACATTTAACAATACCTTCTAGAAAATTTAGATCTTATTGCTAATTATAGtcaaatttaatgataaatatgattaatatgcgccacaaacaaatttttgttctaaattttACAAGTAGTTCAGACATAAATTCTGTCTCTGTTATTTAcattagtttaatattaaacatatgcgatattataatatttgataatcgtttatcttagttaattttttgcaacCAAAAAATTGTGGTTGTACTTGCAAAACTAGTTTTTTGTATGCTGTAGCACAAAGAATCATATCTAGAGTACACCTGGGGgacattcaaataattttattttataataaaaattataaaataaaaataaaaacgcatttTAGAAATTCaagcattaaacatttttttaatctaaaattagtattagataaattgtaaattataaagcaTTAATTATTAGTACTAAAAAGCAATATAGAATATAATGTtgtattag contains:
- the LOC113003023 gene encoding aminopeptidase Q: MAIIKRLLTAVILLLISQGVLLQDNEIVNSQIVEDFKENLFCLQHNVWPVHYKIKLVIPHIVEDDFTTDGETDINVEVREPTNTIELHAVKLTIDESLTKITRKDADINSKSEYVPKQHEYNLLTQILTLQFEELLDPGFYMLHFTFTGEIRQIFSKVLPGLYTKFHYNDEGSKAWLAVTHFQATRAREVFPCWDEPHIKSSFQLSIKHHSNYTALSNMPSGYMRSEIDQVDGKKWTHFYTTPSMPAYLLGFVIAEDYDHVSNSNGNVKIWGPKHLLSHALYYLDIAEKAMQELEKFTNITVPVPKMDHVAIPTSNGVDTDCENWGLNVYKQDILLEDKNLLHAVSNVDNIMAITNKLAHQWFGNLVSPSRWKYFWLTEGISIYLKFHITDKLVKEKRFMDFIVIDDGQRILYTDALYSTPIHANLVGHDLDVTNASFTRIYMKSAFLLRMASHFLTEDVFQNGLIKYLRINDYRSVTPDDLWKALQDALDESNVMHDDFTVKDVMDTWFEQAGHPVVMVNRNYATGEIKLTQEIFKSPKNNLKYSENKNGKWWIPINFVTQSNLDFSSTLATHWLKPRDKDITINGVNTDDWIIVNKQMTGFYRVNYDTINWKRIAAFLNSDNYEKIPVINRAQILDDAYYMMVTERLDSTTFIEIMNYLAHETDPAPWISVMGNFFMKNNYLRLSEGEAILKPYLSKLMRKQFERINIVDNPDEDLFTADMRMYLYLFVCVHGLKDCQAKITSTLLAYVKDPIANKPSFPQERIFCHGLIKANESFWDQFLQAHQKTSNSHKQFLGCSENLHILEKHLNSFSNDTKRYSVLLENMFRFIPNTDPVIDFVINHYEGFKDDPDIVGKLIDNSFREKKLNKIKAFAEQHNQNYEQRLNERRTILKEMSNNLSKFQGALENKKSTNPAI